The proteins below come from a single Merismopedia glauca CCAP 1448/3 genomic window:
- the yidD gene encoding membrane protein insertion efficiency factor YidD: protein MSDTTIEAFVKHSAIASLNTYQKYLSPHKGFSCPHRLAYGGESCSEYVKQLFIGQDLRTAWQMAPQRFKSCQIAAQNLQKQQISGGCLVIPCCIPL from the coding sequence ATGTCAGATACTACCATTGAAGCCTTTGTCAAGCACTCTGCTATAGCATCTCTCAACACTTATCAAAAGTATCTTTCACCTCATAAAGGTTTTTCCTGCCCCCATCGGTTAGCTTATGGGGGTGAATCTTGTTCGGAGTACGTTAAACAGTTATTTATCGGGCAAGATTTAAGAACTGCTTGGCAAATGGCTCCTCAAAGATTTAAATCTTGTCAAATTGCGGCTCAAAATCTCCAAAAGCAGCAGATAAGTGGTGGCTGCCTTGTCATCCCTTGTTGTATTCCTCTTTGA
- a CDS encoding MmgE/PrpD family protein, with product MLSKSLDWTQELELLAQKGLESEIADRQAQGHPIFYSQEGLLIMELPNGRCFEYQHTESGQRQIMRQVSPS from the coding sequence ATGTTAAGTAAATCCCTCGATTGGACTCAGGAATTAGAACTGTTAGCTCAGAAGGGACTTGAAAGTGAAATTGCCGACCGTCAAGCTCAAGGTCATCCGATCTTCTACTCTCAAGAAGGATTACTAATTATGGAATTGCCTAACGGTCGGTGTTTTGAATATCAACATACAGAGTCGGGACAACGCCAAATTATGCGTCAGGTTTCTCCTTCGTGA
- the glmM gene encoding phosphoglucosamine mutase: MNLPATCLFGTDGIRGKVGDLLSAPLAMEVGFWAGTVLGKAGSGSIIVGQDSRNSSDMLASALAAGLTAAGLEVWNLGLSPTAAVAHLTSHTDAIGGVMISASHNPPEDNGIKFFAADGMKLPTDLQEEIEARLRNGDFAPKASTSWGRCYQKPELVKDYLEFLPSPLPTNFSLKGLKIVLDLAWGAAVKVAPVVFSQLGAEVICLHDRPDGDRINVGCGSTHLSQLQAAVKAHQADLGFAFDGDADRTIAVDSQGRAVDGDYILYFWGKALRQSGKLPHDLIVTTVMANLGFERAWEKLGGKLLRTPVGDRHVYAEMVATGAMLGGEQSGHILCPLYSVSGDGILTALHLAALVQESGTSLAEMVDTSFHTYPQILKNVRVEDRDRRLNWQDCQPLQQEIAAAEAAMGDAGRVLVRASGTEPLIRVMVEAATSEMTQEWTNRLVLVVEKHLI; the protein is encoded by the coding sequence ATGAATCTACCAGCAACTTGTCTGTTTGGAACAGATGGAATTAGAGGCAAAGTAGGCGACTTGCTGAGCGCTCCTTTGGCAATGGAAGTGGGTTTTTGGGCAGGTACGGTATTGGGAAAAGCTGGATCTGGCTCAATTATAGTCGGACAAGATTCCCGAAACTCCAGCGATATGTTGGCTAGTGCTTTAGCTGCTGGGTTGACTGCTGCGGGTTTGGAGGTGTGGAATTTAGGATTATCTCCGACTGCTGCTGTAGCGCATTTAACCAGCCATACAGACGCAATTGGTGGGGTGATGATTTCTGCTAGTCACAATCCCCCCGAAGATAATGGGATTAAGTTTTTTGCGGCTGATGGGATGAAGTTACCCACAGATTTGCAAGAAGAAATAGAAGCTAGACTCAGAAACGGCGATTTTGCTCCTAAAGCATCGACTAGCTGGGGCAGATGTTACCAAAAACCAGAATTAGTTAAAGACTATCTAGAATTTCTACCATCTCCTTTGCCAACTAATTTTAGCTTAAAAGGGCTAAAAATCGTCCTAGATTTGGCTTGGGGAGCCGCCGTAAAGGTCGCTCCAGTGGTATTTTCCCAATTGGGTGCAGAAGTTATTTGCTTGCACGATCGCCCAGATGGCGATCGCATTAACGTCGGTTGCGGTTCGACTCATCTATCTCAATTGCAAGCAGCAGTTAAAGCACATCAGGCAGATTTAGGATTTGCTTTCGATGGAGATGCAGATCGCACCATAGCTGTAGATAGCCAAGGTAGAGCCGTAGATGGGGACTATATCCTCTATTTTTGGGGCAAAGCTTTGCGTCAATCGGGTAAGTTACCCCACGATCTCATCGTAACTACCGTGATGGCAAATTTGGGCTTCGAGCGGGCTTGGGAGAAATTAGGCGGTAAACTATTGAGGACTCCAGTGGGCGATCGCCATGTCTATGCTGAAATGGTAGCCACGGGAGCCATGTTGGGTGGGGAGCAATCTGGACATATTTTATGCCCTCTTTACAGCGTTTCTGGTGATGGCATCCTCACCGCTTTGCATTTAGCCGCTTTGGTGCAAGAATCAGGCACTAGTCTAGCTGAGATGGTAGATACTAGTTTCCACACCTACCCGCAGATTTTGAAGAATGTCAGAGTGGAAGATCGCGATCGCCGTTTGAATTGGCAAGATTGTCAGCCTTTACAACAAGAAATTGCCGCCGCCGAAGCCGCAATGGGAGATGCTGGCAGGGTTCTAGTTAGAGCTTCGGGAACTGAGCCTTTAATTAGAGTGATGGTAGAAGCTGCAACCTCGGAAATGACTCAAGAATGGACGAATAGACTAGTTTTAGTAGTGGAAAAACATTTAATCTAA
- a CDS encoding DoxX family protein, whose translation MGILHFVKPEQFARIVPPPFPPLLSVYVSGFFEILGGIGLLIPLVSSAAAWGLIALFIAVFPANIYMAMHNIKLDGIPQNPALYWGRLPLQAVLIAWAYWYTAKPKALPKSANTAGEAESRSQI comes from the coding sequence GTGGGGATTTTGCATTTTGTTAAGCCAGAACAGTTTGCCCGAATTGTGCCACCGCCCTTTCCACCGTTATTATCCGTCTACGTAAGTGGTTTTTTTGAAATTTTAGGTGGTATTGGTTTATTAATTCCCTTAGTTAGTTCAGCAGCAGCCTGGGGACTAATTGCTCTATTTATAGCTGTATTTCCTGCCAATATTTATATGGCGATGCACAATATTAAGCTAGATGGTATCCCCCAAAATCCAGCTTTGTACTGGGGCAGGTTGCCCTTACAAGCAGTCTTAATTGCTTGGGCTTACTGGTATACAGCTAAACCCAAAGCTTTGCCAAAAAGCGCTAATACAGCAGGAGAAGCAGAGTCGCGATCGCAAATTTGA
- a CDS encoding photosystem I reaction center subunit VIII, whose translation MTASYAAHFLPAILVPVIGWVFPAVSIVMLFFYIEKDIED comes from the coding sequence ATGACAGCTAGTTATGCGGCTCATTTTCTACCAGCAATATTAGTACCTGTAATCGGTTGGGTGTTTCCTGCCGTATCGATCGTGATGCTCTTCTTTTACATTGAAAAAGATATTGAAGATTAG
- a CDS encoding zeta toxin family protein, with translation MTGSTPTIVIIAGPNGAGKSTLTRIIEQSNQIYPFGDDLIGDFTQFPAIDPDAEARLIQPNRPEAAALQGGKQALKRAYNYLANGQSFLVETTLAGKTYFRLIQQARQLGWRVYLIYIGVERVEISIDRVAQRAIAGGHNVALADIRRRYERSLSHLKRAVEMVDLALIFDNSAKQGYKKMMTVERGQVREQAELLPQWLIAAWEG, from the coding sequence GTGACGGGTTCTACACCTACAATCGTCATTATTGCAGGCCCGAATGGGGCTGGAAAAAGTACCTTGACTCGCATCATTGAACAGTCAAACCAGATTTATCCGTTTGGAGATGACTTGATTGGCGATTTTACCCAATTTCCCGCGATCGATCCCGATGCTGAAGCTCGCCTCATACAACCAAATCGTCCAGAAGCAGCAGCTTTACAGGGTGGCAAACAAGCTCTCAAGCGAGCGTACAATTATTTGGCAAACGGTCAAAGTTTTCTAGTAGAAACTACACTGGCTGGCAAAACCTACTTTCGTCTCATCCAGCAAGCACGACAACTCGGATGGCGAGTCTACTTAATCTATATAGGCGTGGAGCGGGTGGAAATTAGTATCGATCGCGTAGCTCAAAGAGCGATCGCAGGAGGGCATAATGTAGCTTTAGCCGACATCCGCCGGAGATACGAACGCAGTCTCAGTCACTTGAAAAGAGCGGTAGAAATGGTAGATTTGGCTTTAATTTTCGATAATTCTGCCAAACAAGGCTATAAAAAAATGATGACGGTCGAACGAGGTCAAGTTAGAGAACAAGCCGAGCTACTACCTCAATGGTTAATTGCTGCCTGGGAAGGTTAA
- a CDS encoding photosystem I reaction center subunit XI, whose amino-acid sequence MDKNAELIHAAGDPQVGNLATPINSSPLSKAFLNNLPAYRQGLSASRRGLEIGLAHGYFLFGPFFALGPLRNTDVAPLAGLLSTLGLVAILTIALSIYGEVGVGKIAPTLTNPKPPTDLETKEGWSEFTGSFLLGACGGAFFAYFLNQTPYLTGLFN is encoded by the coding sequence GTGGATAAAAATGCAGAGTTAATTCATGCTGCTGGAGATCCTCAAGTAGGTAATCTCGCTACTCCCATTAATTCCTCGCCTTTGTCAAAAGCTTTTTTAAATAATTTACCAGCTTATAGACAAGGGTTATCTGCTAGTCGGCGAGGTTTAGAAATTGGGCTGGCGCATGGATATTTCTTGTTTGGTCCTTTCTTTGCCCTTGGCCCTTTACGTAATACTGATGTAGCTCCTTTAGCTGGATTGCTATCAACATTGGGCTTAGTTGCCATTTTAACTATAGCGTTATCTATCTATGGTGAAGTGGGCGTTGGCAAAATTGCCCCAACATTAACTAACCCTAAACCACCGACTGACTTAGAAACCAAAGAAGGTTGGAGTGAATTTACGGGTAGTTTCTTGTTAGGAGCTTGCGGTGGAGCTTTCTTCGCCTATTTCCTGAACCAAACTCCTTATTTAACAGGTTTGTTTAACTAA
- the chlG gene encoding chlorophyll synthase ChlG, whose amino-acid sequence MAEEKILTVNDESSERSAKTRQLLGMKGAAEGESSIWKIRLQLMKPITWIPLIWGVVCGAASSGEYTWSIENVAKAAACMLLSGPLLTGYTQTVNDFYDREIDAINEPYRPIPAGLISVPQVVTQILVLLLGGIGLAYALDTWAGHNFPTITVMAIGGCLLAYIYSAPPLKLKQNGWLGNYALGASYIALPWWAGHALFGDLNWKIVVLTLCYSLAGLGIAVVNDFKSVEGDRQLGLKSLPVMFGIHKAAWICVLAIDIFQLGIAAYLIFIHQNLYAAILILFVIPQITFQDMYFLRNPIKNDVKYQASAQPFLVLGMLVAGLALGHAGV is encoded by the coding sequence ATGGCGGAAGAGAAAATACTAACTGTAAATGATGAATCATCCGAACGTAGTGCTAAAACCAGACAACTGCTAGGGATGAAAGGGGCGGCGGAAGGTGAAAGTTCGATTTGGAAAATTCGCCTCCAGTTAATGAAACCGATCACCTGGATTCCGCTAATTTGGGGAGTAGTCTGCGGTGCTGCCTCGTCTGGAGAGTATACCTGGAGTATAGAAAATGTGGCTAAAGCGGCTGCTTGTATGCTGCTATCTGGTCCTTTACTGACAGGTTACACCCAAACTGTCAATGACTTCTACGATCGCGAAATTGATGCTATTAACGAACCCTATCGCCCAATTCCTGCGGGTTTAATTTCGGTTCCCCAGGTAGTTACCCAAATCTTGGTTTTACTCTTAGGAGGAATTGGCTTAGCTTATGCTCTAGATACTTGGGCTGGTCATAATTTTCCTACAATTACAGTCATGGCGATTGGGGGTTGTTTACTAGCTTATATCTATTCAGCGCCACCTTTGAAGCTGAAACAAAACGGCTGGCTGGGAAATTATGCTTTGGGTGCTAGTTACATAGCCTTACCCTGGTGGGCTGGTCATGCCCTATTTGGCGACTTAAACTGGAAGATAGTAGTTTTGACCTTGTGTTACAGTTTGGCTGGCTTAGGGATTGCTGTAGTGAATGATTTCAAGAGTGTAGAAGGCGATCGCCAATTGGGTTTAAAATCTTTGCCAGTTATGTTTGGCATTCATAAGGCAGCTTGGATTTGCGTACTGGCGATCGATATATTTCAACTGGGCATAGCAGCTTACCTAATTTTTATTCATCAAAACCTGTATGCAGCTATTTTGATTTTATTTGTGATTCCGCAAATTACTTTCCAGGATATGTACTTTTTACGCAATCCTATCAAAAATGATGTGAAATACCAAGCCAGCGCTCAACCATTCTTGGTATTGGGTATGCTAGTTGCTGGGTTGGCTTTAGGTCATGCAGGAGTTTAG